One genomic region from Argentina anserina chromosome 2, drPotAnse1.1, whole genome shotgun sequence encodes:
- the LOC126782071 gene encoding uncharacterized protein LOC126782071 isoform X1 yields MGKPLCYDAGNPLVSEALIDKIHGVFSHGLHFASPVSSLRTNELHLVRSVLQMLQGYSSSLFYWDINANSFQTKTGIYVNHLSQASLQALVSQFMYAATCLQLVEVLVNRVEKSTRFPPPTLRAFVCSVSAWLKRWRDIALKEEVRICKDESGTTPTLLGLASSLSSLCSGAESLLQIVHSAVPQVYFESNPSLSAAELTVHVLDYLYKKLDGACLVRGGEDENYQMLLYLFIGSILPYIEGLDSWLFEGTLDDPYEEMFFCANRAVSVDKDDFWEKSYLLRQVRCHLLDVGRAAPSCASDHASVINDKKGVGQKESISCPLFIKDIAKSIVSAGKSLQLIRHVPITTSGEGNCFGIDGFGNSNKGVDRGESIAGLTLSEVFCVSLAGLVGHGDHIFQYIASNQILGCDDGVIESLRSSEKTWCKFLVDTLLEKRLIETKSAHGDGKSFPGGKEESMFVDLVEKLTLSRSLCQENPVTTVCQKFLSKNGDAWKTLNFSENFSLPSLNDEVLRNAIFGGESGSTSSANGTNYTFGFRFGESEHNRSQDDSKMLQMVFPFPTLLPSFQDDLRMSELLPFQKNSTLSSRVLPWIQYFEPRSTPLPVIIVQECLTAYIQKQVDCIGRHVLSKLMNDWKLMDELAVLRAIYLLGSGDLLQHFLTVIFNKLDKGETWDDDFELNTILQESIRNSADGVLLSVPDSLVVSLSKTQDVNSNEQPSMASLPSTPRKSRANSFGMDGLDLLQFTYKVSWPLELIANADAIKKYNQVMGFLLKVKRAKFVLDKARRWMWKGRGRAANSYKHHWLVEQKLLHFVDAFHQYVMDRVYHNAWRELCEGMAASRSLDEVIEVHELYLLTIQRQCFVVPDKLWALIATRINNILGLALDFYSIQLTLSGGAVSAIKAKCEMEVDRIEKQFDDCIAFLLRVLSFKLNVGHFPHLADLVTRINYNHFYMSGTGNLRTLQSSENVTSRLGKAFLGRTD; encoded by the exons ATGGGGAAGCCTCTCTGCTACG ATGCAGGAAACCCACTAGTTTCTGAAGCTCTAATCGATAAGATCCACGGCGTTTTCTCTCATGGCCTCCATTTCGCATCACCAGTCTCCTCCCTCAGAACCAATGAACTCCATttg GTTCGAAGTGTGCTACAAATGTTACAAGGATATTCTAGTTCACTGTTTTACTGGGACATCAATGCAAATTCTTTTCAAACCAAAACTGGGATATATGTTAATCACTTGTCTCAAGCAAGTCTTCAAGCCCTTGTCAGTCAGTTCATGTACGCTGCTACTTGCTTGCAACTGGTAGAAGTTCTAGTGAACAGAGTGGAGAAATCTACGAGATTTCCACCGCCTACTTTGAGGGCTTTTGTGTGTTCTGTTTCTGCTTGGCTTAAG AGATGGCGTGACATTGCTTTGAAGGAGGAAGTGAGGATATGCAAAGATGAGAGTGGAACTACTCCTACATTGTTGGGATTGGCCAGCTCCTTATCTAG TCTATGCTCAGGTGCGGAGTCTCTGTTGCAAATAGTGCATAGTGCCGTTCCCCAAGTGTATTTTGAGTCCAATCCTTCTCTTTCTGCTGCTGAGTTGACTGTTCATGTCCTTGACTACCTTTACAAGAAATTAGATGGAGCGTGCCTTGTCCGAGGTGGTGAG GACGAAAATTACCAGATGTtactttatttgtttattggAAGTATATTGCCATACATTGAGGGTCTTGATTCTTGGCTTTTTGAAGGGACACTTGATGATCCCTATGAGGAG ATGTTCTTCTGTGCTAATAGAGCAGTTTCTGTTGATAAGGATGACTTCTGGGAGAAGAGCTATCTATTGCGGCAAGTGCGGTGTCATCTCTTAGATGTTGGGCGTGCTGCTCCATCGTGTGCCAGCGATCATGCATCTGTAATCAATGATAAAAAAGGTGTGGGTCAGAAGGAATCCATCTCATGTCCGTTGTTTATCAAGGACATAGCTAAGTCAATCGTTTCTGCTGGAAAATCATTACAGCTGATCCGGCATGTTCCTATAACTACTTCTGGTGAAGGAAATTGCTTTGGGATTGATGGTTTTGGCAATTCAAATAAGGGCGTGGACCGTGGGGAGAGCATTGCAGGTTTAACTTTGTCAGAAGTTTTTTGCGTTTCATTAGCAGGTCTTGTAGGACATGGCGACCATATCTTTCAGTATATTGCAAGTAATCAAATACTAGGATGTGATGATGGTGTAATTGAATCACTAAGAAGCTCAGAAAAAACTTGGTGTAAGTTCTTAGTTGATACGCTGTTGGAAAAAAGGTTGATTGAAACCAAGTCTGCGCATGGGGATGGAAAATCATTTCCTGGTGGAAAAGAAGAGAGCATGTTTGTAGATTTGGTAGAGAAATTGACCCTCTCAAGATCCCTCTGTCAAGAAAATCCAGTTACAACAGTCTGCCAAAAGTTCCTTTCTAAGAATGGGGATGCGTGGAAAACCTTGAATTTTTCTGAAAACTTTAGCCTGCCTTCTCTAAATGATGAAGTTCTACGAAATGCTATATTTGGCGGGGAGAGCGGATCAACTTCTTCAGCTAACGGAACCAACTATACATTTGGTTTTCGGTTTGGTGAATCTGAACATAATCGTTCACAAGACGACTCAAAAATGTTACAAATGGTGTTTCCTTTTCCcactcttcttccttcttttcaG GATGATCTCCGCATGTCAGAGCTCTTACCTTTCCAGAAAAATAGCACCCTTTCATCTAGAGTTCTTCCTTGGATTCAATATTTTGAACCGAGAAGTACTCCACTTCCCGTGATTATAGTGCAGGAATGTCTTACTGCATACATTCAGAAGCAG GTCGATTGTATTGGCAGGCATGTATTGTCAAAATTGATGAATGATTGGAAATTGATGGATGAACTAGCAGTGTTGCGTGCCATTTACTTGTTAGGGTCAG GTGATCTACTACAGCACTTCTTGACCGTTATTTTCAATAAGCTGGATAAAGGAGAAACATGGGACGATGATTTCGAGTTAAACACTATATTGCAG GAATCTATCAGAAACTCTGCTGATGGTGTGCTCCTAAGTGTTCCTGATTCATTGGTTGTATCCCTCTCCAAAACTCAAGATGTGAACAGCAATGAGCAGCCTAGTATGGCTTCCCTTCCATCAACTCCTCGTAAAAGTCGTGCTAACAGCTTTGGAATGGATGGACTCGATCTACTGCAATTTACATACAAG GTCTCTTGGCCACTTGAACTTATTGCAAATGCAGATGCCATCAAGAAATATAATCAA GTCATGGGATTCTTGCTGAAGGTTAAGCGAGCAAAGTTTGTACTGGATAAAGCTCGGAGATGGATGTGGAAG GGTAGAGGCAGGGCTGCAAACAGCTATAAGCATCACTGGTTAGTGGAGCAGAAACTTCTCCATTTTGTTGATGCATTTCACCAGTATGTGATGGACAGA GTGTATCACAATGCATGGCGCGAACTTTGTGAAGGTATGGCTGCCTCTCGTTCTTTGGATGAAGTCATAGAAGTACATGAATTGTACTTGTTGACAATTCAGCGACAGTGTTTTGTAGTTCCAGATAAGCTG TGGGCTCTCATTGCAACCAGAATAAACAACATTTTGGGTTTAGCCTTGGACTTTTACTCTATACAGCTGACACTTAGTGGTGGAGCAGTTTCTGCAATCAAGGCCAAATGTGAAATGGAAGTTGACCGCATTGAGAAACAGTTTGATGACTGCATTGCTTTCCTGCTCAGA GTACTCTCATTCAAACTTAATGTAGGACACTTTCCTCATTTAGCAGATTTGGTTACTAGGATCAACTACAACCACTTTTACATGTCCGGTACTGGAAATTTAAGGACTCTCCAAAGCTCTGAAAATGTTACTTCCAGACTGGGAAAAGCTTTTTTAGGTAGAACAGACTGA
- the LOC126782071 gene encoding uncharacterized protein LOC126782071 isoform X2, whose amino-acid sequence MRVELLLHCWDWPAPYLGAESLLQIVHSAVPQVYFESNPSLSAAELTVHVLDYLYKKLDGACLVRGGEDENYQMLLYLFIGSILPYIEGLDSWLFEGTLDDPYEEMFFCANRAVSVDKDDFWEKSYLLRQVRCHLLDVGRAAPSCASDHASVINDKKGVGQKESISCPLFIKDIAKSIVSAGKSLQLIRHVPITTSGEGNCFGIDGFGNSNKGVDRGESIAGLTLSEVFCVSLAGLVGHGDHIFQYIASNQILGCDDGVIESLRSSEKTWCKFLVDTLLEKRLIETKSAHGDGKSFPGGKEESMFVDLVEKLTLSRSLCQENPVTTVCQKFLSKNGDAWKTLNFSENFSLPSLNDEVLRNAIFGGESGSTSSANGTNYTFGFRFGESEHNRSQDDSKMLQMVFPFPTLLPSFQDDLRMSELLPFQKNSTLSSRVLPWIQYFEPRSTPLPVIIVQECLTAYIQKQVDCIGRHVLSKLMNDWKLMDELAVLRAIYLLGSGDLLQHFLTVIFNKLDKGETWDDDFELNTILQESIRNSADGVLLSVPDSLVVSLSKTQDVNSNEQPSMASLPSTPRKSRANSFGMDGLDLLQFTYKVSWPLELIANADAIKKYNQVMGFLLKVKRAKFVLDKARRWMWKGRGRAANSYKHHWLVEQKLLHFVDAFHQYVMDRVYHNAWRELCEGMAASRSLDEVIEVHELYLLTIQRQCFVVPDKLWALIATRINNILGLALDFYSIQLTLSGGAVSAIKAKCEMEVDRIEKQFDDCIAFLLRVLSFKLNVGHFPHLADLVTRINYNHFYMSGTGNLRTLQSSENVTSRLGKAFLGRTD is encoded by the exons ATGAGAGTGGAACTACTCCTACATTGTTGGGATTGGCCAGCTCCTTATCTAG GTGCGGAGTCTCTGTTGCAAATAGTGCATAGTGCCGTTCCCCAAGTGTATTTTGAGTCCAATCCTTCTCTTTCTGCTGCTGAGTTGACTGTTCATGTCCTTGACTACCTTTACAAGAAATTAGATGGAGCGTGCCTTGTCCGAGGTGGTGAG GACGAAAATTACCAGATGTtactttatttgtttattggAAGTATATTGCCATACATTGAGGGTCTTGATTCTTGGCTTTTTGAAGGGACACTTGATGATCCCTATGAGGAG ATGTTCTTCTGTGCTAATAGAGCAGTTTCTGTTGATAAGGATGACTTCTGGGAGAAGAGCTATCTATTGCGGCAAGTGCGGTGTCATCTCTTAGATGTTGGGCGTGCTGCTCCATCGTGTGCCAGCGATCATGCATCTGTAATCAATGATAAAAAAGGTGTGGGTCAGAAGGAATCCATCTCATGTCCGTTGTTTATCAAGGACATAGCTAAGTCAATCGTTTCTGCTGGAAAATCATTACAGCTGATCCGGCATGTTCCTATAACTACTTCTGGTGAAGGAAATTGCTTTGGGATTGATGGTTTTGGCAATTCAAATAAGGGCGTGGACCGTGGGGAGAGCATTGCAGGTTTAACTTTGTCAGAAGTTTTTTGCGTTTCATTAGCAGGTCTTGTAGGACATGGCGACCATATCTTTCAGTATATTGCAAGTAATCAAATACTAGGATGTGATGATGGTGTAATTGAATCACTAAGAAGCTCAGAAAAAACTTGGTGTAAGTTCTTAGTTGATACGCTGTTGGAAAAAAGGTTGATTGAAACCAAGTCTGCGCATGGGGATGGAAAATCATTTCCTGGTGGAAAAGAAGAGAGCATGTTTGTAGATTTGGTAGAGAAATTGACCCTCTCAAGATCCCTCTGTCAAGAAAATCCAGTTACAACAGTCTGCCAAAAGTTCCTTTCTAAGAATGGGGATGCGTGGAAAACCTTGAATTTTTCTGAAAACTTTAGCCTGCCTTCTCTAAATGATGAAGTTCTACGAAATGCTATATTTGGCGGGGAGAGCGGATCAACTTCTTCAGCTAACGGAACCAACTATACATTTGGTTTTCGGTTTGGTGAATCTGAACATAATCGTTCACAAGACGACTCAAAAATGTTACAAATGGTGTTTCCTTTTCCcactcttcttccttcttttcaG GATGATCTCCGCATGTCAGAGCTCTTACCTTTCCAGAAAAATAGCACCCTTTCATCTAGAGTTCTTCCTTGGATTCAATATTTTGAACCGAGAAGTACTCCACTTCCCGTGATTATAGTGCAGGAATGTCTTACTGCATACATTCAGAAGCAG GTCGATTGTATTGGCAGGCATGTATTGTCAAAATTGATGAATGATTGGAAATTGATGGATGAACTAGCAGTGTTGCGTGCCATTTACTTGTTAGGGTCAG GTGATCTACTACAGCACTTCTTGACCGTTATTTTCAATAAGCTGGATAAAGGAGAAACATGGGACGATGATTTCGAGTTAAACACTATATTGCAG GAATCTATCAGAAACTCTGCTGATGGTGTGCTCCTAAGTGTTCCTGATTCATTGGTTGTATCCCTCTCCAAAACTCAAGATGTGAACAGCAATGAGCAGCCTAGTATGGCTTCCCTTCCATCAACTCCTCGTAAAAGTCGTGCTAACAGCTTTGGAATGGATGGACTCGATCTACTGCAATTTACATACAAG GTCTCTTGGCCACTTGAACTTATTGCAAATGCAGATGCCATCAAGAAATATAATCAA GTCATGGGATTCTTGCTGAAGGTTAAGCGAGCAAAGTTTGTACTGGATAAAGCTCGGAGATGGATGTGGAAG GGTAGAGGCAGGGCTGCAAACAGCTATAAGCATCACTGGTTAGTGGAGCAGAAACTTCTCCATTTTGTTGATGCATTTCACCAGTATGTGATGGACAGA GTGTATCACAATGCATGGCGCGAACTTTGTGAAGGTATGGCTGCCTCTCGTTCTTTGGATGAAGTCATAGAAGTACATGAATTGTACTTGTTGACAATTCAGCGACAGTGTTTTGTAGTTCCAGATAAGCTG TGGGCTCTCATTGCAACCAGAATAAACAACATTTTGGGTTTAGCCTTGGACTTTTACTCTATACAGCTGACACTTAGTGGTGGAGCAGTTTCTGCAATCAAGGCCAAATGTGAAATGGAAGTTGACCGCATTGAGAAACAGTTTGATGACTGCATTGCTTTCCTGCTCAGA GTACTCTCATTCAAACTTAATGTAGGACACTTTCCTCATTTAGCAGATTTGGTTACTAGGATCAACTACAACCACTTTTACATGTCCGGTACTGGAAATTTAAGGACTCTCCAAAGCTCTGAAAATGTTACTTCCAGACTGGGAAAAGCTTTTTTAGGTAGAACAGACTGA
- the LOC126784468 gene encoding homogentisate phytyltransferase 1, chloroplastic-like: MPLLRVATPAPVRLVQCNLFSKNKNKNKTNTTLPFPILQPHYRWGSIITANANPNPNVPNCDDWKFTVTNRRGEHGRKIHNGAPSSYASQSRSEEIDINIDRQFLNRFLIGGWVSKQWDAFHRFCRPHTIIGTVIGILSVSLLPLEQIGDLSPAFLIGILKALVPSVLMNIYVVGLNQVFDVEIDKVNKPDLPLASGEFSMGTGITIVSAVLLMSFAMGVMFKSPPLFSALAISFFLGSAYSIELPLLRWKRHAILAAACILIVRAIVVQLAFFVHMQKYVLGREIAITRPLVFAVVFMCIFSSVIALFKDIPDVDGDRDFGIQSFSVSLGQEKVYWVCVNMLLLAYGAAVVIGASSSFLPGKLFTIIGHAALASLLWFRARSTDIANKASLTSFYMFIWKLFYAEYLLIPFVR; encoded by the exons ATGCCACTTCTTCGAGTAGCAACGCCGGCGCCAGTGAGGCTGGTACAGTGCAACTTATtctccaagaacaagaacaagaacaagacgAACACGACGTTGCCCTTCCCCATCCTGCAGCCACATTATCGTTGGGGTAGCATTATTACTGCCAatgcaaatccaaatccaaatgttCCAAACTGTGATGATTGGAAATTCACAGTAACCAACAGAAGAGGAGAGCATGGACGTAAGATACATAACGGGGCGCCGTCGTCCTATGCCTCACAATCACGATCAGAGGAGATCGATATTAATATTGATCGACAATTCCTGAACAGATTTCTTATTGGCGGCTGGGTTTCTAAACAATGGGATGCTTTTCATCGCTTTTGTCGTCCTCATACTATAATCGGCACT GTTATAGGTATATTATCGGTCTCTCTTCTTCCATTGGAACAAATTGGGGACTTGTCTCCTGCATTTTTGATAGGAATATTGAAG GCATTGGTTCCCTCGGTGTTAATGAACATCTATGTGGTGGGATTGAATCAAGTGTTTGATGTTGAAATAGATAAG GTTAACAAACCTGATCTCCCTTTAGCTTCAGGTGAATTCTCAATGGGAACTGGGATCACAATCGTTTCCGCAGTTTTGCTGATG agttttgcCATGGGAGTTATGTTCAAGTCTCCACCTCTGTTCTCTGCCCTCGCCATTAGCTTTTTTCTTGGAAGTGCTTATTCCATTGAG CTTCCGCTGCTCAGATGGAAGAGACATGCAATTCTTGCTGCTGCTTGCATCCTAATTGTGAGAGCTATTGTCGTCCAGCTTGCCTTCTTTGTACACATGCAG AAGTACGTTCTTGGTAGAGAAATCGCAATTACAAGACCATTAGTATTCGCGGTGGTTTTcatgtgcatcttttcatctGTTATTGCATTGTTCAAG GATATACCTGATGTGGATGGTGATAGAGATTTCGGTATCCAATCTTTTAGTGTCAGCCTCGGGCAAGAAAAG GTGTACTGGGTTTGTGTAAATATGTTGTTACTGGCATATGGGGCTGCAGTTGTGATAGGAGCCTCTTCATCATTCCTACCAGGCAAGCTTTTCACT ATAATAGGTCATGCTGCACTGGCTTCCCTTTTATGGTTTCGAGCTCGATCGACAGATATAGCCAATAAAGCCTCCCTAACTTCTTTTTACATGTTCATTTGGAAG CTTTTCTATGCCGAGTATCTGCTCATTCCTTTTGTACGTTGA
- the LOC126805552 gene encoding aspartate aminotransferase, chloroplastic has product MASTVLSLASVSPPSSLSFHDSHKGKINLGSLERSNLFLKTESAGRVSMVASVKASRFDGVTMAPPDPILGVSEAFKASTNEMKLNLGVGAYRTEELQPYVLNVVKKAENLMLQRGENKEYLPIEGLAAFNKATAELLFGADNPVIKEQKVATVQGLSGTGSLRLAAAFIERYFPGAKALISSPTWGNHKNIFNDAGVPWSEYRYYDPKTVGLDFEGMIADIKAAPEGSFILLHGCAHNPTGIDPTLDQWEKIADVIQEKNHIPFFDVAYQGFASGSLDADAASVRLFAARGMELLVAQSYSKNLGLYAERIGAINVVLTSSDTAARVKSQLKRLARPMYSNPPIHGAKIVANIVGDPTLFNEWKAEMEMMAGRIKNVRQKLYDSLCAKDKSGKDWSFILKQIGMFSFTGLNKTQTENMTNKWHVFMTKDGRISLAGLNLAKCEYLSDAIIDSYHNVS; this is encoded by the exons ATGGCTTCAACCGTGCTGTCCTTGGCTTCCGTCTCCCCACCGTCTTCCCTATCATTCCATGACTCTCAcaag GGGAAGATCAACCTTGGTAGCTTGGAGAGAAGCAATCTCTTCCTCAAGACGGAG TCAGCTGGTCGGGTATCTATGGTTGCCTCTGTCAAGGCTTCTCGATTCGACGGTGTTACCATGGCCCCTCCTGATCCTATTCTTGGAGTTTCTGAAGCATTCAAAGCTAGTACAAATGAGATGAAGCTCAACCTTGGTGTTGGGGCGTACCGCACAGAAGAACTCCAGCCATATGTTCTCAATGTTGTTAAGAAG GCAGAGAATCTTATGCTTCAAAGGGGGGAAAACAAAGAG TACCTCCCCATTGAGGGTTTGGCAGCATTCAACAAAGCAACTGCAGAGTTATTATTTGGAGCAGACAACCCAGTGATAAAGGAGCAAAAG GTTGCAACTGTTCAAGGTCTGTCAGGGACTGGTTCCCTTCGCCTTGCTGCGGCGTTTATAGAGCGATATTTTCCTGGGGCCAAAGCTTTAATATCATCTCCCACCTGGG GTAATCACAAGAATATTTTTAATGATGCTGGAGTTCCCTGGTCCGAGTACCGATATTATGATCCAAAAACAGTTGGTTTGGACTTTGAGGGGATGATAGCAGACATAAAG GCCGCACCTGAAGGATCTTTTATATTGCTTCACGGCTGTGCTCACAATCCTACTGGCATTGATCCAACCCTTGACCAGTGGGAAAAAATTGCTGATGTCATTCAAGAAAAGAACCACATCCCTTTTTTTGATGTTGCGTACCAG GGATTTGCTAGTGGAAGCTTGGATGCTGATGCTGCATCTGTCAGATTGTTTGCGGCACGAGGTATGGAGCTCCTGGTTGCTCAGTCGTACAGTAAAAACCTTGGTCTGTATGCTGAAAGAATTGGAGCAATTAATGTTGTTTTGACCTCATCTGATACAGCTGCAAG GGTAAAGAGCCAGCTGAAGAGGCTTGCTCGACCAATGTACTCAAACCCTCCTATTCATGGGGCTAAGATCGTGGCCAATATTGTTGGGGATCCTACACTGTTCAATGAGTGGAAAGCAGAGATGGAAATGATGGCCGGAAGAATAAAGAATGTGAGACAAAAACTATACGATAGCCTCTGTGCAAAAGATAAGAGTGGAAAGGATTGGTCATTTATCCTAAAGCAGATTGGCATGTTTTCATTCACAGGCTTGAACAAAACTCAG ACCGAGAATATGACGAACAAGTGGCATGTATTCATGACAAAGGATGGTAGAATATCCCTGGCTGGATTGAATTTGGCGAAATGTGAATACCTTTCAGATGCCATAATTGATTCCTACCACAATGTTAGTTGA
- the LOC126784458 gene encoding 60S ribosomal protein L39-2, producing the protein MPSHKTFIIKKKLGKKMRQNRPIPNWIRLRTDNKIRYNAKRRHWRRTKLGF; encoded by the exons aTG CCTTCACACAAGACTTTCATCATCAAGAAAAAGCTGGGCAAGAAGATGAGGCAGAACAGGCCCATCCCCAACTGGATCCGTCTCAGGACTGACAACAAGATCAG ATACAATGCGAAGCGCAGGCACTGGCGCCGCACCAAGCTCGGGTTCTGA
- the LOC126784432 gene encoding uncharacterized protein LOC126784432, whose product MSSIPKQPLFCLKWPWDMNQNTQSNTPSVCTFEGPWLFRSMQSLGSAACNFVRSVSKPLQLDSRTNQIKTLKAKTVMSPQEQGEAELRAFASALASEKEATMLEFYSPKCRLCNSLLNSVVEVEHRNSDWLNIVMADAENDKWLPELLHYDIRYVPCFVLLDKKGRALAKTGIPNSRLHVLAGLSHLLKMKRPSKRIS is encoded by the exons ATGAGCTCCATTCCCAAACAGCCTTTGTTTTGCCTAAAATGGCCATGGGACATGAACCAGAATACTCAGAGTAATACTCCTAGTGTTTGCACCTTTGAGGGTCCTTGGCTATTTAGATCTATGCAAAGTCTTGGCTCCGCTGCATGCAATTTCGTCCGGTCAGTTTCCAAGCCCTTGCAGTTGGATTCAAGAACCAACCAAATCAAGACTCTGAAGGCAAAAACAGTCATGAGTCCCCAAGAGCAGGGGGAGGCAGAGCTTCGAGCATTTGCGTCCGCGTTGGCAAGTGAGAAAGAGGCTACCATGCTTGAGTTTTACTCACCCAAATGCAGGCTGTGCAATTCTTTACTTAATTCTGTAGTGGAGGTTGAGCATAGGAACTCAGACTGGCTTAACATTGTTATGGCAGATGCAGAGAATGACAAATGGCTGCCCGAG CTCCTGCATTATGACATTAGATATGTGCCCTGCTTTGTGTTACTGGACAAGAAGGGGAGGGCACTGGCAAAGACTGGTATACCAAATAGTCGATTACATGTATTAGCAGGTCTCTCTCATCTTCTGAAGATGAAGCGTCCCAGCAAAAGAATAAGCTGA